The following are encoded together in the Pedobacter steynii genome:
- a CDS encoding TlpA family protein disulfide reductase — translation MMNIKKLCSIALLSLTTGAAFAQLPVEVTGVLKKKKMTPVKLFKVVEGKTVEMGSSSPGNQGKFGFIFYPEYEGLYVIGTGNDKSQNDNYKFYFKGGERLSFSILDSSYVLTGKLNSKENTVLTQWHDLVFPLELKAINFMKVQSTFVDFFPQLEEISAKTKNFLTGKATGNARFDKNMKQLMAWDMASFATNFLNTPRSAHPSVEEWSSYYDTLRAADFAQSTTPVYSYPWGDRTLSGLISVNMRKDKVPYGKGVAGMKGMLSFLPNDTLKGDVILNQVSGIKSYNDYKDMIDVYGKYVITSSQKKRNMDILAPLALLKPGDAAFQFSYPDKDGKTITMDNLKGKVVLVDVWATWCGPCKAEIPHLKKLEEEMKGTDVSIVSISVDEAKDKDKWLKMIKDDQLGGTQLFASGWGDLAKYYKITGIPRFMVFDRQGKIVTVDSPRPSNPELKTLLEKTLAK, via the coding sequence ATGATGAACATTAAAAAATTATGTAGTATCGCTTTGTTGTCTTTGACAACAGGCGCTGCATTTGCTCAATTGCCGGTAGAGGTAACCGGAGTACTAAAAAAGAAGAAAATGACCCCTGTAAAGCTTTTTAAGGTTGTGGAGGGGAAAACCGTAGAGATGGGGAGCTCAAGTCCGGGTAATCAGGGGAAATTTGGATTTATTTTTTATCCGGAGTATGAAGGTCTGTATGTGATCGGAACCGGAAATGATAAAAGCCAGAACGACAATTATAAATTCTATTTTAAGGGAGGTGAACGGCTTTCTTTTTCCATTCTTGATTCCAGCTATGTACTTACCGGCAAGCTGAACTCTAAAGAAAATACAGTATTGACACAATGGCATGATCTTGTTTTTCCGTTAGAGCTTAAAGCCATTAATTTTATGAAAGTGCAAAGTACTTTCGTCGATTTTTTTCCACAACTGGAGGAGATCTCTGCTAAAACAAAGAATTTTTTAACCGGAAAAGCAACCGGGAATGCGCGTTTTGACAAGAACATGAAGCAACTCATGGCTTGGGATATGGCCAGCTTTGCCACGAATTTCTTAAATACACCACGTTCTGCACATCCTTCTGTTGAAGAATGGAGCTCGTATTATGATACCCTCAGGGCTGCAGATTTTGCACAGTCTACTACGCCTGTGTATAGCTATCCCTGGGGTGACCGTACCTTGTCTGGTTTGATTAGTGTAAATATGAGAAAGGATAAAGTTCCTTATGGAAAAGGTGTGGCAGGAATGAAAGGAATGTTGTCTTTTTTGCCAAATGATACCTTAAAAGGAGATGTGATCCTGAATCAGGTGTCAGGCATTAAAAGCTACAATGATTACAAAGACATGATAGATGTCTATGGTAAATATGTGATCACTAGTAGTCAGAAAAAAAGAAATATGGATATTCTTGCTCCGCTGGCTTTGTTAAAGCCAGGCGATGCTGCTTTTCAATTCTCTTATCCGGATAAAGATGGAAAGACAATCACCATGGATAATTTAAAAGGGAAAGTAGTTTTGGTAGATGTATGGGCAACCTGGTGCGGGCCATGCAAAGCAGAAATCCCCCATCTGAAAAAACTGGAAGAAGAGATGAAAGGGACAGATGTTTCTATCGTCAGTATCTCTGTAGACGAGGCGAAGGACAAAGATAAATGGTTAAAAATGATCAAAGACGATCAATTGGGAGGAACTCAGTTGTTTGCTTCCGGTTGGGGAGATCTGGCTAAGTATTATAAAATTACAGGAATTCCAAGGTTCATGGTTTTCGACAGACAAGGTAAAATTGTAACGGTGGATTCTCCGAGGCCATCAAACCCGGAGCTAAAGACCCTACTAGAAAAAACACTGGCGAAATAA
- a CDS encoding retropepsin-like aspartic protease, with protein sequence MKNKNKLYIIFMVLVLLMDQTVYAQQNKISRSNLRARIPFENDNGAIILTVKINGNPRPLKLLFDTGADGMAVSQHLADEIGLKVSRKQKASVVGGSVDISVSEGNVVRLDSFDLPNQSIAIFKEMDKGADGIIGNIITRNYVTKVDFDKKELSLYDFDGYEYDQNGTAIPVSFPSGLFIIPGILSVTSGQSHPANFVFDTGAAYSLICFRPFVKKNRLLVSGFKPEYNGSTTSMGLTTPTFTGKAFSFSFSDMPAIKDMPVTLMAGGGQSEDWNPGFDGSIGARLISRYNFTINLRKKEIHLVANKSYAYPNDFVIGGYLFGFDHKGNLLVQGVTAVENQNMSLKKGSSVTTLNGLSPQLLLKENKRLKALLNLPEGSKYVIESVHDGQAFKDVITK encoded by the coding sequence ATGAAAAATAAAAATAAATTGTACATCATTTTTATGGTGTTGGTATTGCTTATGGACCAAACTGTTTATGCTCAGCAAAATAAAATTTCCCGCTCAAATCTTAGGGCCAGGATTCCGTTCGAAAACGATAATGGTGCCATTATTTTAACGGTTAAAATCAATGGAAATCCCCGGCCTTTAAAACTATTATTTGACACTGGTGCAGACGGCATGGCGGTTAGTCAACATCTTGCAGATGAGATTGGTCTGAAAGTTTCCAGAAAACAAAAGGCCTCTGTAGTAGGAGGGAGCGTGGATATCTCTGTTTCAGAAGGAAATGTGGTACGGCTTGATTCGTTTGATTTGCCGAATCAGAGCATTGCAATCTTTAAAGAAATGGATAAGGGAGCGGACGGGATTATCGGGAACATTATTACCAGAAATTACGTTACGAAAGTTGATTTCGACAAAAAGGAGCTTTCATTATATGATTTTGATGGTTATGAATATGACCAAAATGGAACAGCAATTCCGGTGAGCTTTCCATCAGGACTTTTTATCATCCCTGGTATATTAAGCGTCACTTCCGGGCAGTCGCATCCGGCAAATTTTGTGTTTGATACCGGTGCGGCATATAGTCTGATTTGTTTTCGTCCATTTGTTAAGAAGAACCGTTTGCTGGTCAGCGGTTTTAAGCCTGAATATAACGGGAGTACGACCAGTATGGGCCTGACTACACCAACTTTTACCGGTAAAGCATTTTCTTTTTCATTTTCTGACATGCCTGCTATTAAAGATATGCCTGTTACCTTAATGGCTGGTGGTGGGCAGAGTGAAGACTGGAACCCGGGATTTGATGGTTCCATTGGTGCGAGGCTAATCAGCAGGTATAATTTCACAATTAACCTGCGTAAAAAGGAAATTCATCTGGTTGCGAATAAAAGTTATGCTTATCCTAATGATTTTGTAATAGGAGGGTATCTTTTTGGTTTTGATCACAAGGGTAATCTGTTGGTGCAAGGGGTAACCGCAGTTGAAAATCAAAATATGAGTCTTAAAAAGGGATCCAGTGTAACCACTTTGAATGGTCTTTCCCCTCAATTATTATTAAAGGAAAACAAAAGGCTGAAGGCTTTGCTAAACTTGCCGGAAGGCAGCAAGTATGTCATCGAATCTGTTCATGATGGACAAGCCTTTAAAGATGTCATCACGAAATAA
- a CDS encoding thioredoxin family protein — MKIFKLYGLLFIMIVSLGSNAQESQFVKINSWKELFVKAKNEHKLVFVDSYFVGCHPCKEMDDEVFPHQDVIQLMKENFISVKIDFMVEELGKELQVKYAVTGFPTFLILNGEGELLSRFSGYQEADVFQKLLSEAILKSKKGQILGGFSPSLQVPYPGFYPAMFKGRQPMKTDSLTIYLDQVKDPLIEPAAIPFLVARTLNKKWDDYFLKNYNSLEERYGKELIWTKRNSILNARLKALGSKKDSERFNVFLKEVRPLFSEKDWAYARMDMAEAYYYNLHKDRKAFFKYAAENYNDDDNKIRYLSMYLSGTTVDAEEKELFIQWMRKVVNRHSSYAVLSAATRLMLAQNDRQATKKYAEWGLAKARLLKKDESYFQNMLTKAS, encoded by the coding sequence ATGAAAATATTTAAATTATATGGGCTGCTGTTTATAATGATAGTCAGTCTCGGATCCAATGCTCAGGAAAGTCAGTTTGTTAAGATAAACTCCTGGAAGGAACTATTTGTAAAAGCAAAAAATGAGCATAAGCTAGTGTTTGTCGATAGTTATTTTGTTGGCTGTCACCCCTGTAAAGAAATGGATGACGAAGTGTTTCCACATCAGGATGTGATACAGCTTATGAAAGAAAACTTTATCAGTGTTAAAATAGATTTTATGGTAGAGGAGCTGGGGAAAGAGTTGCAAGTAAAATATGCAGTGACTGGTTTCCCGACTTTCCTGATTTTAAATGGAGAAGGTGAGTTACTCTCCAGATTTTCAGGATATCAGGAGGCTGATGTATTTCAAAAGTTATTAAGTGAAGCAATCTTAAAGTCGAAAAAGGGGCAGATTTTAGGCGGATTTAGCCCTTCACTACAGGTGCCTTATCCCGGGTTTTATCCGGCGATGTTCAAAGGACGTCAGCCAATGAAAACAGATTCACTTACTATTTATCTGGATCAGGTTAAGGATCCTTTGATTGAACCCGCTGCAATTCCTTTTCTGGTTGCCAGAACCCTGAATAAGAAATGGGACGATTATTTCCTTAAGAATTATAATTCGTTAGAGGAGAGGTATGGTAAAGAACTGATCTGGACAAAAAGAAATTCGATCCTGAATGCTCGCCTGAAAGCACTTGGAAGTAAGAAAGATAGTGAGCGTTTTAATGTTTTTCTGAAAGAAGTCCGACCGCTTTTTTCAGAGAAAGACTGGGCTTACGCAAGAATGGATATGGCCGAGGCTTATTATTATAATCTTCATAAAGACCGTAAAGCATTCTTTAAATATGCGGCAGAAAACTATAATGATGACGACAATAAAATTCGTTATCTGTCTATGTACCTGAGCGGAACTACAGTCGATGCTGAGGAAAAGGAACTGTTCATTCAATGGATGAGAAAGGTTGTTAATAGGCATTCTTCTTATGCTGTTCTCTCGGCAGCAACCAGATTGATGTTAGCTCAGAATGATCGGCAAGCGACAAAAAAATATGCGGAATGGGGATTGGCAAAAGCCCGCTTGCTAAAAAAGGATGAAAGTTATTTCCAAAATATGCTGACAAAGGCTTCCTAG
- a CDS encoding DUF4271 domain-containing protein, with translation MKLNRIILLLLIFFATGLHEGYAQVTAVSADTLPVKRVYPKKIVKDAAYYARKNYVTDSIITHTWILPDSMINKNIIIDSILKANLSRRSDLFNRYKEIGTVKKISPFRPGKPVPKGEIWVLGVLAILLAIFSALKIAFSKQLQSIIQSFFSNRILNNLNKEDNLFTSWPFLLLFVQFGFTLGMFFYLVSQYYHVTFSSSGFQFYVSISILIVVLYVFKIIILRMLGYLFDVQKAVNEYVSILYLSYFNLSLVFIPLVIAFALSPLRYGPYYVAASFVLLAIIFTFQFIRAGINILSHYRFSKVYLFLYFCALEICPILILIKAIGF, from the coding sequence ATGAAATTAAACCGCATCATCCTGCTGCTGCTGATTTTCTTTGCAACGGGTCTTCATGAGGGGTATGCCCAGGTAACTGCTGTTTCAGCAGATACATTGCCTGTAAAGCGTGTTTACCCTAAAAAAATAGTGAAGGATGCAGCGTATTATGCGCGGAAGAATTACGTGACAGATTCAATCATTACGCATACCTGGATTCTGCCAGATTCTATGATCAATAAGAATATCATCATAGATAGCATTCTGAAAGCAAATCTTTCCCGGCGCTCTGACCTTTTTAACAGGTATAAGGAAATAGGAACAGTAAAGAAAATTAGTCCTTTCCGACCCGGAAAGCCTGTACCAAAAGGAGAGATCTGGGTTCTTGGTGTATTGGCCATATTGCTGGCCATATTCTCTGCTTTGAAAATTGCTTTTTCCAAACAGCTGCAGAGTATCATCCAGTCTTTTTTTAGCAATCGTATTTTGAATAATCTGAATAAAGAGGATAACCTGTTCACTTCATGGCCCTTTCTCTTGTTATTTGTGCAGTTTGGATTTACTTTAGGCATGTTTTTTTACCTGGTTTCTCAGTATTATCATGTCACTTTTTCCAGTAGTGGATTTCAGTTTTATGTAAGTATTTCGATACTCATTGTAGTTTTGTATGTATTCAAAATTATCATTTTACGGATGTTAGGCTACCTTTTTGATGTGCAGAAGGCGGTAAATGAATATGTTTCTATATTATATTTAAGTTACTTTAATCTTTCTCTGGTGTTCATTCCATTGGTTATTGCATTTGCCTTATCTCCTTTAAGGTATGGACCTTACTATGTGGCAGCTTCTTTTGTACTTCTCGCGATTATCTTTACTTTCCAGTTTATCCGGGCAGGAATTAACATTTTATCTCATTATAGATTTTCTAAAGTCTATTTATTTTTGTACTTTTGTGCCCTCGAAATTTGCCCTATATTAATATTAATCAAGGCAATAGGATTTTAA
- a CDS encoding uroporphyrinogen-III synthase, which translates to MQEKTEDRLRKVKSILITLPKPETEKSPYFDLAKKYNLKIDFRSFIHVEGVPARDFRKDKITLGDFTAVVFTSRNAVDHFFRICEEMRYDVPADLKYFCISESTALYLQKYIQYRKRKIFFGKQTAADLAEVLKKHANEKFLYPCSDVATEDTMNFLQKNGYDFTPAVLFRTVVSDLSDLAEVFYDVIGFFSPSSIQSLFTNFPDFKQNNTRIAAFGLNTHKAVKDAGLIVDIAAPSPEAPSMIMAIENYIKKSNK; encoded by the coding sequence ATGCAAGAAAAGACAGAAGATAGGTTGCGTAAGGTTAAAAGTATATTAATCACCTTACCAAAACCAGAAACAGAGAAGTCTCCTTATTTTGATTTGGCAAAGAAATACAACCTGAAAATTGATTTTAGATCATTCATTCATGTTGAAGGAGTTCCAGCCAGAGACTTCAGAAAGGACAAAATCACATTAGGTGATTTTACTGCAGTAGTGTTCACCAGCAGAAATGCGGTAGATCATTTCTTCAGAATTTGCGAAGAAATGAGATATGACGTGCCTGCTGACCTGAAATATTTCTGTATTTCGGAATCTACCGCCCTGTATTTGCAAAAATACATCCAGTACAGAAAACGCAAGATTTTCTTTGGTAAGCAGACTGCAGCAGACCTTGCTGAAGTGTTGAAAAAACATGCCAATGAGAAATTCCTATACCCATGCTCTGATGTGGCAACGGAAGATACGATGAACTTCCTTCAGAAAAACGGATATGATTTTACCCCGGCTGTATTGTTCAGAACGGTGGTGTCTGACCTTTCAGATCTGGCTGAGGTGTTCTATGATGTGATTGGATTTTTTAGTCCTTCCAGCATCCAGTCCTTATTCACCAATTTCCCAGACTTCAAGCAGAACAATACTCGTATTGCTGCCTTTGGGTTAAATACGCATAAGGCTGTAAAAGATGCAGGTTTGATTGTGGATATCGCCGCACCGTCACCAGAAGCGCCCTCTATGATCATGGCAATTGAGAATTACATAAAAAAATCAAATAAGTAA
- a CDS encoding SUMF1/EgtB/PvdO family nonheme iron enzyme, with the protein MRRNIYFFGFIATILLASCGKGGQGELVGVYNKKFKNNRVPLGMVYVPPGRTLIGMSDEDINNSQSSPSRMTSFSAFFMDQTEISNAEYRQFVNWVRDSVAISSLGPSGAAAFYKPAPTGTPTSISERYIDWKKVGNGSNLWSTKSGGLGTKLTDMYYSGADALPGRNEIDVRKLKYAYSINSLDLAAEGRNDPAKKRQDFIITYTDLPDPAKPNQYPSVNVYPDTLVWKVDYSYSQNDPMVKTYFNHPSYDDYPVVGVTWEQATAFCVWRTRFYESVAVSRKQPLNSRPEYQLPSDAQFEYAARGGNVKTKYPWGGPYVRNTKGCMQANFKVGRGNYSDDGGLYTVNVKSYFPNDYGLYNMAGNVAEWTVTAYNQSAAPLLLDFNPNFTYVAKSSDSKYLKRKVVRGGSWKDIGFFLQNAVGTYEYQDQARSYIGFRCISAYPGSDIKNRN; encoded by the coding sequence ATGAGGAGAAATATCTACTTTTTTGGATTTATTGCTACGATCTTATTAGCCAGCTGCGGAAAAGGCGGACAAGGAGAATTGGTTGGGGTTTACAATAAGAAGTTCAAAAACAACCGGGTTCCATTGGGAATGGTATATGTACCTCCTGGCAGGACCCTGATCGGAATGTCTGATGAAGACATTAATAATTCGCAAAGTTCTCCAAGCCGCATGACCTCCTTCAGTGCCTTTTTTATGGATCAGACGGAAATTTCCAATGCGGAATACAGGCAATTTGTAAACTGGGTAAGAGATTCTGTTGCGATCAGCAGCTTAGGCCCCAGTGGTGCAGCAGCATTTTATAAGCCGGCACCTACAGGTACTCCTACTTCAATTTCTGAACGTTATATTGACTGGAAGAAGGTTGGAAATGGCTCTAACCTATGGAGTACAAAATCTGGAGGACTTGGCACCAAGCTTACAGACATGTACTATAGTGGCGCTGATGCTTTGCCAGGCAGAAATGAAATTGATGTAAGAAAGCTGAAATATGCTTATAGCATTAACAGTTTAGATCTTGCAGCAGAGGGCAGAAATGATCCCGCTAAAAAAAGACAGGATTTTATCATAACCTATACCGATCTTCCTGACCCTGCCAAACCCAATCAATATCCTTCAGTAAATGTTTATCCTGATACCTTAGTTTGGAAAGTAGATTATTCTTATTCACAGAATGATCCGATGGTCAAAACCTATTTTAACCACCCTTCTTACGATGACTATCCGGTTGTTGGTGTGACCTGGGAACAAGCCACTGCATTTTGCGTATGGCGGACCCGTTTCTACGAATCTGTAGCTGTATCAAGAAAACAACCTCTAAATTCAAGACCCGAATACCAGTTGCCGAGTGATGCTCAATTTGAATATGCAGCAAGAGGTGGTAATGTGAAAACGAAATATCCATGGGGTGGTCCTTATGTGCGTAATACGAAAGGATGTATGCAAGCCAATTTTAAAGTCGGACGTGGTAACTATTCTGATGACGGAGGTTTGTATACGGTAAATGTAAAATCTTATTTCCCGAACGATTACGGCTTATACAATATGGCTGGTAATGTGGCCGAATGGACAGTTACTGCCTACAATCAATCAGCAGCTCCATTACTGCTTGATTTTAACCCGAACTTTACTTACGTAGCAAAATCTTCAGACAGCAAATACCTGAAACGTAAAGTAGTGAGAGGGGGGTCCTGGAAGGACATCGGATTTTTCCTTCAAAATGCTGTTGGTACTTATGAGTACCAGGATCAGGCCCGGTCATATATTGGCTTCAGGTGTATCTCTGCGTACCCGGGTTCTGACATCAAGAATAGAAACTAA
- the gldL gene encoding gliding motility protein GldL, translating to MAAKRKFDKMHLAISLGASVVILGALFKILHLGGVWGNYMIGVGLGVEAILFALTGFIQPEPEPEWERVYPELRDDFDGELPKSSSRAAVQPAASFSSTAALDKMLTDAKVGPELIESLGTGLRTFGDKVAAISNVADASTATNEFTGKLKTASASFDSLNSAFSKATAQLVEIGESTGASQAYHSQVNALAKNLSALNAVYELELQDSSAHLKSMNKFYQNLSLTMNNFNESMEDSKQFKDEVGKLAKNLSSLNAIYGNMLSAMNQPRI from the coding sequence ATGGCAGCAAAACGTAAATTCGATAAGATGCACCTGGCAATATCGCTTGGTGCCAGTGTAGTCATCCTTGGCGCGCTTTTCAAAATCCTTCACTTAGGTGGGGTATGGGGCAACTACATGATCGGTGTAGGATTAGGTGTCGAAGCAATTTTATTTGCTTTAACTGGCTTTATCCAACCTGAACCTGAGCCTGAATGGGAAAGGGTGTATCCGGAATTAAGAGATGATTTTGATGGGGAATTGCCTAAATCATCGTCTAGAGCTGCTGTTCAGCCTGCTGCTTCATTTTCTTCTACAGCTGCATTGGATAAGATGTTAACGGATGCCAAGGTAGGTCCGGAACTGATTGAAAGTCTGGGTACAGGCTTACGTACTTTTGGAGATAAAGTTGCTGCAATCTCGAATGTTGCAGATGCTTCAACTGCAACGAATGAATTTACCGGTAAGCTGAAAACAGCTTCGGCAAGTTTTGATTCTTTAAATAGTGCTTTTTCGAAAGCAACTGCCCAGCTGGTTGAAATTGGAGAAAGCACAGGTGCTTCTCAGGCCTATCATTCTCAGGTGAATGCACTGGCGAAAAACCTATCTGCTTTAAATGCAGTTTACGAATTGGAATTACAGGATTCAAGTGCCCATTTAAAATCAATGAATAAATTCTATCAGAACCTTTCTCTGACCATGAATAACTTCAACGAATCTATGGAGGACTCCAAACAGTTTAAAGATGAAGTTGGTAAACTGGCTAAAAACTTGTCTTCATTAAATGCAATTTATGGCAACATGTTGTCTGCTATGAACCAGCCACGTATATAA
- the gldM gene encoding gliding motility protein GldM — protein sequence MAAGKQTTRQKMINIMYLVLLAMLALNVSDTILNAFKNINDSLVTSKTNVNTSIEQLFAAFQNTKLKDEPARAQPIWESANKAKAYADELTNYIQKLKDQFALAGKGIDPETGDLTERSNMDIAQGIMINQKEGDKLQTKINETREKLIALLKPEDRKGITFSLEAKDAEKSVNGKKNWADINFGEGTPLTAANTILTKLQSDVKNAEAEVVKKLFGNMDKALVNLDQFDAVAVAPSSYVIQGQPYTAQVFLTASDSRSNPDISVNSNPLSVKDGKGVYTGSTGSVGVFKWVGTIRVKQTDGKVMEYKTPEQTYQVAKPSATVSPDKMNVIYAGIPNPFSVSAAGFPLESVRASMAGGSISGGNGKYTVNVPGSQVGKELSINVSATSGGKTLNLGSQTFRVKALPTPKALVKGRPGGSVDLEWLESAGLMDTQLDDFVFDVKYRVIRFSATFINPRSDAVTIQNSGAGFSGQIKGALNSIKPGATVIFKDIVCEGPDGRQKVLDGITFSAK from the coding sequence ATGGCCGCAGGAAAACAAACGACAAGGCAGAAGATGATCAATATCATGTATTTGGTATTGTTAGCTATGCTTGCTTTAAACGTATCAGATACTATTCTTAATGCTTTTAAGAACATCAACGACAGCTTGGTGACTTCAAAAACAAACGTCAATACCAGTATTGAACAGCTTTTTGCTGCATTTCAGAACACTAAACTTAAAGATGAGCCTGCAAGAGCCCAGCCGATATGGGAAAGTGCAAATAAGGCAAAAGCTTATGCCGATGAGCTTACAAACTACATTCAGAAGCTGAAAGATCAGTTTGCCCTTGCCGGAAAAGGAATTGACCCGGAAACAGGAGATTTAACAGAGCGTTCCAATATGGATATTGCTCAGGGAATCATGATCAATCAGAAAGAGGGGGATAAATTACAGACTAAGATCAATGAAACACGTGAGAAACTGATTGCCTTACTTAAACCTGAAGACCGTAAAGGAATTACTTTTTCTCTGGAGGCTAAGGATGCTGAAAAATCCGTAAATGGTAAGAAGAACTGGGCAGACATTAATTTTGGTGAGGGAACGCCGCTAACTGCTGCAAATACCATTTTAACTAAACTTCAATCTGATGTGAAAAATGCAGAGGCTGAAGTGGTAAAGAAATTATTTGGAAATATGGATAAAGCTTTGGTTAATCTGGATCAGTTTGATGCAGTTGCTGTGGCGCCGAGTTCATATGTTATCCAGGGACAGCCGTATACCGCGCAGGTATTTTTAACTGCAAGCGATTCCCGCTCTAATCCGGATATCTCCGTAAATTCAAACCCGCTTTCTGTAAAAGATGGTAAAGGGGTATATACCGGAAGTACCGGAAGTGTTGGTGTCTTCAAATGGGTTGGAACCATCCGTGTAAAACAAACCGATGGTAAAGTGATGGAGTATAAAACTCCTGAGCAAACCTATCAGGTGGCTAAACCATCTGCAACCGTTTCGCCGGATAAGATGAATGTGATTTATGCTGGTATTCCCAATCCTTTTTCAGTATCTGCAGCAGGTTTTCCTTTGGAAAGTGTACGTGCAAGCATGGCTGGTGGATCAATCTCAGGAGGAAATGGTAAATATACCGTTAATGTACCTGGCAGTCAGGTAGGAAAAGAGCTGAGTATCAATGTTTCGGCAACGAGTGGAGGGAAAACTTTAAACCTGGGTTCACAAACTTTCAGGGTGAAGGCTTTGCCAACACCTAAAGCGTTGGTAAAAGGCAGACCGGGTGGAAGTGTTGATCTCGAATGGTTGGAAAGTGCCGGTTTGATGGACACTCAGCTGGATGATTTCGTTTTTGATGTAAAATACAGAGTGATCAGATTCTCGGCAACATTTATCAACCCAAGATCTGACGCGGTAACGATACAAAATAGTGGTGCGGGATTCAGTGGCCAGATCAAAGGCGCTTTAAATTCTATCAAACCTGGAGCAACGGTAATCTTTAAAGACATCGTATGTGAAGGCCCTGATGGTCGTCAGAAAGTATTAGACGGGATCACATTTAGTGCAAAATAG
- the gldN gene encoding gliding motility protein GldN — MKNILSIALLLLLGIGASAQDSIPPAVKPLKKTKIKTPPKDGFSARKDVDSAVMVPYADVREEDVYYSKRIWREIDLRDTINSVLRAENARLIDVLMEAITNEELTAYSSKDTVAGKILEDNDSFKIALTAQEALQNMRGVTEGTPDATTGKIAEPSLKKFRPDEFLKFRIKEDWILDTKRSIFEPRIVGLAPMKMVEGNWQPVFWIYYDDARELLTKKKLMNPANDASVLTFDDFFVRRLFASYIVKETNPGNKNITDMLGLTDPKDPRKLYESEKIKKSIADFEQSLWEY, encoded by the coding sequence ATGAAAAATATTTTAAGTATTGCGTTATTACTGTTATTGGGGATTGGTGCTTCGGCACAGGATAGTATTCCACCTGCAGTAAAACCTTTGAAAAAGACTAAGATAAAAACACCGCCCAAAGATGGTTTTTCGGCTAGAAAGGATGTGGATAGTGCGGTAATGGTACCTTATGCTGACGTCAGGGAAGAGGATGTATATTACTCAAAACGAATCTGGCGTGAAATAGACCTTAGAGATACGATTAACTCCGTGTTAAGAGCAGAAAATGCCAGGCTGATTGATGTATTAATGGAAGCAATTACCAACGAAGAACTGACCGCATATTCTTCTAAGGATACTGTTGCAGGAAAAATTCTTGAAGATAATGATTCCTTTAAAATTGCTTTAACTGCACAGGAAGCTTTGCAAAATATGCGTGGGGTAACGGAAGGAACTCCGGATGCAACTACAGGGAAAATTGCTGAGCCAAGTCTTAAGAAATTCAGACCTGATGAATTCCTGAAATTCAGGATCAAAGAAGATTGGATTTTAGATACAAAACGTTCTATTTTTGAACCCCGGATTGTAGGTCTGGCACCAATGAAAATGGTGGAAGGAAACTGGCAACCGGTATTCTGGATCTATTATGATGATGCACGGGAGCTATTGACGAAGAAGAAGTTAATGAACCCGGCTAATGATGCCTCAGTTCTGACTTTTGATGATTTCTTTGTAAGGCGTTTGTTTGCCAGCTATATCGTGAAAGAAACGAATCCAGGGAATAAAAATATTACTGATATGCTGGGCCTTACTGACCCTAAAGATCCGAGAAAATTATATGAATCGGAAAAGATTAAAAAATCTATAGCAGATTTTGAACAAAGCCTTTGGGAGTATTAA